The Stenotrophomonas sp. NA06056 genome segment GCGACCGCCATCTGCGGTTCGAAGCGTCGATCCAGCCCCCACTGTGCCGCGATCTGCTCGCGGCTTTCCCAGAAGCCGACCGCCAGCCCGGCCAGGTAGGCGGCCCCCAGCGCGGTGGTCTCGGTCAGCCGCGGTCGCAGCAGCGGTACGCCGAGGATGTCGGCCTGGAAGCCGGCGAGGAAGTCGTTGCCGATCGCACCGCCATCGGCGCGCAGTTCACTGAGCGATATGCCCGCATCGGACTGCATTGCATCCAGTACGTCGCGGGTCTGGTAGGCCATCGCCTCCAGCGCTGCGCGCACGAAGTGCGCCTTGCGGGTGCCACGGGTCAGGCCGAACATCGCGCCGCGTACGTCGCTGCGCCAGTACGGTGCCCCCAGGCCGACGAAGGCCGGCACCAGATACACGCCCGCGCTGTCCGGCACCTGTGCGGCCAAGGCCTGGCTGTCGCCGGCACGATCGATCATGCGCAGGCCATCGCGCAGCCACTGCACCACCGAGCCGGCGACGAAGATCGACCCTTCCAGCGCATATTCCACCTTTCCCTCCAGGCCCCACGCAATGGTGGTCAGCAGGCCATTGCGCGAACGTACGGCCTGCGTGCCGGTGTGCATCAGCATGAAGCAGCCGGTGCCATAGGTGTTCTTGACCATGCCCGGCTGGAAGCAGGCCTGGCCGAACAGCGCAGCCTGCTGGTCACCGGCGATGCCGGCGATCGGGATCGGGTGGTCGAAGAAGAACTGCGGGCGCGTGTGCGCATACACCGAACTGGAATCACGCACCTGCGGCAGCATCGCACGGGGGATGTCCAGCAGTGCCAGCAGGTCGTCGTCCCAGTCCAGGGTATGGATGTTGAACAGCAACGTGCGCGCGGCGTTGCTGTAGTCGGTCACGTGCGCCTGACCGCCGCTGAGATTCCACACCAGCCAGCTGTCGATGGTGCCGAACAGCAGTTCGCCACGTTCGGCGCGCTGCTGCGCGCCTTCGACGTGATCGAGGATCCAGCGGATCTTGGTGGCCGAGAAGTAGGCGTCGATCAGCAGGCCGGTGCGCTCGCGGATCAGCGCTTCGTGGCCGCCGGACTTCAGCCGCTCGCAGATCGCCTGGCTCTGCCGCGACTGCCAGACGATGGCGTTGTGGATGGGTTGTCCGCTGTTGCGGTCCCAGACCACCGTGGTTTCGCGCTGGTTGGTGATGCCCAGCGCCGCGATGTGGCGGGGATCGATCTGTTCGCGGCTGAGCAGCTCGGTGATCGTGGCGTAGACGCTGGTCAGGATCTCGCGCGGGTCATGCTCGACCCAGCCCGGCTGTGGAAACACCTGGGTGAACTCGCGCTGCGCGCTGCCGACGATGTCGCCAGCGCGATCGAACAGAATCGCGCGCGAACTGGTGGTTCCCTGGTCGATGGCCAGCACGTAACGGGGCGTCATGCAGCATCTCCGGTGACGATGTTGAAAGCGTAATGCATCGGCGGTGCCAGGCATTACCGGCAATGTGAATCCATCCACGCCTGCAGCCGCGCTGCTTGTGACGCATCCATCTGCAGCCCCAGCTTGCTCCGTCGCCACAGTACATCCTCGGCGGTGCGGGCCCACTCGTGGTCGCACAGGTACGCCAGCTCGCGTGCGTGCAGGCCCGCGCCAAAGTCCTCGCCCAGATCGAGCAGGGTGTTCGCTCCGCGCAGCAGATCGACGCTGCGGCTGCCATAGGCACTTGCCCAGCGTCGCCGTGTGACTTCCGGCAACCAGGGGGCCTGCTGCTGCAATTGCTGACGTGCCTGCCCGGCATCGCCCCAGTCGCCGCCAGGCAGCGGGGCACCTGTCGCCGTCCAGGCTGGGCCTGCGTGGGGCAGGTGGGGGCGCAGCAGGTCCAGTGCTTCCTCGGCCAGCACACGGTACGTGGTCAGCTTGCCGCCGAGCACGTGCAGCGCAGGCGCACCTTCGGCGTCCAGGTGCAGGCGATAGTCACGGCTCAGTTTTGCCGCGCGCGGGTCCGGGTTGGCCAGCAACGGGCGCACGCCGGCAAACTGCCAGACCACCTCGGTGGCTGAGATCGGATCGCGCAGGTAGCCGTTGGCCGCGCTGCACAGGTAGTCCACTTCCGAGGGCAGCACCGTGCAGCGTGCGGGATCGCCGCGATAGTCGGTGTCGGTGGTGCCGATGAGCAGATGGTCGTGGAAGGGCAGCAGGAACACCACGCGGCCATCAGGCTGCTGCAGCAGGCAGGCCCTGTCGTGCGGCCAGGGGCGGCGCAGCACGATGTGGCTGCCCTGCACCAGGCGCAGCGCAGGTCCGCCGCTGCGGGCGTGCATGCGCTCCAGCAGGCCGCCAGCCCACGGGCCTGCGGCGTTGGCCACCGCCTGTGCCTGCACGATCTGCTGATGGCCGGAAGTGTTTTCCAGCACCACGCGCCAGCGCCCGTGCTCGCGCCGCAGGTCCACGCAGCGCGTGCTGGTCAGGATGCGAGCACCGCGTTGCGCAGCGTCGAACGCATTGAGGATGACCAGCCGCGCATCGTCCACCTGTGCATCGGCGTAGCTGAAGGCCTGCTGCAGCTGTGGCGACAGCAGCGCGCCGAGCGGATCGTCGCGCAGATCCACACCGCGCGAGGCGGGGAAGGCGGGGCTGCGGCTACCCAGATGGTCGTACAGCCAGAGCCCGAGGCGCAGCATCCAGCGCGGGCGCAGGTGCGGTTGCCACGGGAGCACGAAGCACAGTGGCCGCACCAGGAACGGCGCCTGCCGGCGCACCACTTCGCGTTCGCCCAGGGCCTTGCGCACAAGGCTGAACTCGCTCTGCTCCAGATAGCGCAGGCCGCCATGGATCAGCTTGCTGCTGGCGCTGGACGTATGTGCTGCCAGGTCGTGCTGTTCGCACAGCAGCACCTTCAGGCCACGGCCACTGGCATCACGGGCGATCCCGGCACCGTTGATGCCACCGCCGATCACCAGCAGGTCGACCTCGTCCATCGCGCCTCCGCATCTTGTTTGTCGACTCTACCTAATGCGGGTGACGGAAACGAAGACGGGCCCCGAAGGGCCCGTCGCGGTAGAACAGTGACGCAGAAGCGCTTAGAAGCGGGCGCCGATGCCGAAGCCGACTGTCCAGGGATCCATCTTCGCTTCGCCGATCGTCTCGCCGCCGACCTTCACGTCCGGACGCGAGCGCATGTAGCGGGCATCGGCACGGGCGAACCAGGTCGAGTTGATGTTCATGTCCACACCGACGGTGCCGATCACGCCCTTGGCATCCTTCAGGCGGATGTCGGAGTCGCTGCCGTCAGCCAGCTTTTCGCCGCTGAAGCTGGACTGGTAATAGCCCACGCCCACGAACGGGCGGAACACGTTGTCGGCCTGGCCGAAGTGGTACTGGCCGCTCAGTGCGACGGGCTGCTGCTCGACGCTGCCGAGGCGGGCATTGCCCGGGCCCTTCACCTTGTGGTCGAACTTGTCTGCAGCGCCCCACAGTTCAACGGCCCAGTTGTCGTTGATGTAGTAGCTGAAGCTGACGGTCGGCGCCGGGCCGCCATCGACCTTCTTGATGCCGTCGATCGGGTCATTCTTCGGCTGCAGCAGCGAGACGCCGCCAACCACGGCAAAATGCTTGCCCGAGGCGGTGTCGGTGCTGCTGTCCTGCGCGAAGGCAGCCGGTGCGAACGCGGCGGAGGTCAGCAGGGCGAGGCTCAGGATACGGATGGAGCGCATGGGGGAATCTCCTAATGTTTCTTGTTTTGGGCCCCCGGTTGCGGGGCGAGCACACCGTAGTCGCCCCAACATGAATCGAATCCGACGCGCGTTAAAAATTGGTTCGCACTGTTCAGCGAGCAGCGCGAAACGCTTGTTTTCATGTGGTTTCTGCCATTCCGGAATATTCATGCAGTTGGAGAAGATGTGAGCGCCGCAACGTTGTGCATCGGCTTGCCTGCGCAGGTGAACACGGATTGCCGGGTGTTGCTGCTGGGTTCAATGCCCGGTATTGCTTCATTGCAGGCACAGCATTACTACGCGCACCCGCGCAATCGCTTCTGGCCATTGCTCGGCGATCTGTGCGGCTTCGATCCATCGTTGCCGTATGAGCAGCGCCTGCAGGCACTGGCCGCCAATGGTGTCGGCCTATGGGATGTGATCGGCCGTTGCGAGCGGCGTGGCAGCCTGGATGCGGACATCGTGCGTGGCACGGAAGTGGCCAATGCACTTTCCGCACTGATCGCCACGTTGCCTGACCTGCAGCTGATCGGCTGCAATGGTGGCGCAGCGATGCAGGCCTTCCAGCGTTGGGTGCGGCCGCAGCTGGCCAGTCCACCAACGGTGCTGTCGCTGCCGTCCACCAGCCCCGCGAACGCAGCGTGGTCCTTGCCGCGGCTGCGCCAGGCCTGGCAGCCGGTGGCCGTCGCACTGGCGACATCAAGCGGACATCGACGGGACAATACGCTACCGACTGGAAGCGCCGGCGAGCCATGAGCAACAGCGTGTCCCGGCTGCGTGCGTACTGAAAACACCTGTAACGGTTGGCGCTGGCTCCCGCTGGCCGCACAATAGACGTTTCCCTACACCAGATTGCCGGAGTTCTCCCCATGGCCGAAATCAAGGAAGCACGTGTCCCCGATATCGGTGACTACAGCGATATCCCGGTAATCGAGGTGCTTGTTGCCGTCGGCGATACGGTGAAGAAGGACCAGGGCCTGGTCACGCTGGAAAGCGATAAAGCGACCATGGAGGTGCCGTCCTCGGTGGCCGGCGTGGTCAAGGAAATCAAGGTCAAGCTGGGCGACAGCCTGTCCGAGGGCAAGGTCGTGGCACTGATCGAAGTGGCTGACGGCGAGGCTGCCCAGCCGGTCGCTGCGCCGGCGCCGGCCAAGGCCGCTGCTCCGGCCGCTGCCACCCAGGCGGCTCCCGCTCCGGCCGCTGCCGCCCAGGCCGCCCCCGCTGCCAGCGGTGGCGCGGTTGAAGCGCTGGTGCCGGATATCGGCGATTACAGCGGCATTCCGGTCATCGAAGTGCTGGTCGCCGTGGGCGATACGGTGAAGAAGGACCAGGGCCTGGTCACGCTGGAAAGCGACAAGGCCACCATGGAAGTGCCGTCGTCGGTCGCCGGCGTGGTCAAGGAGATCAAGGTCAAGGTCGGCGACAATCTGTCGCAGGGCAACGTGGTCGCCATCATCGAAGCCGAAGGCGCTGCCGCCCCGGCCCCGGCCCCGGCCAAGGCTGCCGCTGCGGCTGCCCCGGCCGCCGCCGAGACGGCCACCAAGGTCGAGCCGGTCGCCGTGCCGGCGCAGCCGGACAAACTGGCTGCCCGCGAGATCGCCAGCGCCCCCTCGGCCGGCGCGCCGAGCAGCCCGCCGGTGCAGTTCAATGCCGATGGCGTGCTGCCGGCCAAGGTGCCCTACGCATCGCCGGTGGTCCGCGTGTTCGCCCGTGAGCTGGGTGTCGACCTGCTGCAGGTCAGCGGTACCGAGAAGGGCGGCCGCATCAGCAAGGCCGACGTGCAGAAGTTCGTCAAGGCCGCGCTCAGCGGCGGCGCTCCGGCGGCTGCCGGTGGCACCGTGGCCGCCGGCGGTGGCCTCAACCTGCTGCCGTGGCCGAAGGTCGACTTCAGCAAGTTCGGCGATGTTGAAGTGCAGCCGCTGTCGCGCATCAAGAAGATCTCCGGTGCGAACCTGGCCCGCAACTGGGCGATGATCCCGCATGTCACCCAGTTCGAGCAGGCTGACATCACCGATCTGGAAGGCTTGCGCGTTGCCCTGAACAAGGAGAACGAGAAGGCCGGCATCAAGCTGACCATGCTCTCCTTCCTGATCAAGGCCAGCGCTGCGGCGCTGAAGCAGTTCCCCGAGTTCAACGCTTCGCTGGATGCCAGCGGCGAGAACCTGACCCTGAAGAAGTACTTCAACATCGGTTTCGCGGCCGATACCCCGAACGGCCTGGTCGTTCCGGTCATCCGCGATGTCGACAAGAAGGGCGTGGTGCAGATCGCGCAGGAAACCGGCGAGCTGGCCAAGAAGGCGCGCGACGGCAAGCTGGGCCCTGCCGACATGAGCGGCGGCTGCTTCTCGATCAGCTCGCTGGGCGGCATCGGCGGCACCGCGTTCACCCCGATCGTCAATGCACCGGAAGTGGCCATCCTGGGCGTGTCCAAGTCCTCCATCCAGCCGGTCTGGAATGGCAAGGAATTCGCGCCGAAGCTGATGCTGCCGCTGTCGCTGAGCTACGACCACCGCGTCATCGACGGCGCTCTGGCCGCACGCTTCACCACGTACCTGTCGCAGGTACTGGCCGACATGCGCCGCGTGCTGCTGTAAGGCACCGCTTCGC includes the following:
- the glpD gene encoding glycerol-3-phosphate dehydrogenase; amino-acid sequence: MDEVDLLVIGGGINGAGIARDASGRGLKVLLCEQHDLAAHTSSASSKLIHGGLRYLEQSEFSLVRKALGEREVVRRQAPFLVRPLCFVLPWQPHLRPRWMLRLGLWLYDHLGSRSPAFPASRGVDLRDDPLGALLSPQLQQAFSYADAQVDDARLVILNAFDAAQRGARILTSTRCVDLRREHGRWRVVLENTSGHQQIVQAQAVANAAGPWAGGLLERMHARSGGPALRLVQGSHIVLRRPWPHDRACLLQQPDGRVVFLLPFHDHLLIGTTDTDYRGDPARCTVLPSEVDYLCSAANGYLRDPISATEVVWQFAGVRPLLANPDPRAAKLSRDYRLHLDAEGAPALHVLGGKLTTYRVLAEEALDLLRPHLPHAGPAWTATGAPLPGGDWGDAGQARQQLQQQAPWLPEVTRRRWASAYGSRSVDLLRGANTLLDLGEDFGAGLHARELAYLCDHEWARTAEDVLWRRSKLGLQMDASQAARLQAWMDSHCR
- the aceF gene encoding dihydrolipoyllysine-residue acetyltransferase, which encodes MAEIKEARVPDIGDYSDIPVIEVLVAVGDTVKKDQGLVTLESDKATMEVPSSVAGVVKEIKVKLGDSLSEGKVVALIEVADGEAAQPVAAPAPAKAAAPAAATQAAPAPAAAAQAAPAASGGAVEALVPDIGDYSGIPVIEVLVAVGDTVKKDQGLVTLESDKATMEVPSSVAGVVKEIKVKVGDNLSQGNVVAIIEAEGAAAPAPAPAKAAAAAAPAAAETATKVEPVAVPAQPDKLAAREIASAPSAGAPSSPPVQFNADGVLPAKVPYASPVVRVFARELGVDLLQVSGTEKGGRISKADVQKFVKAALSGGAPAAAGGTVAAGGGLNLLPWPKVDFSKFGDVEVQPLSRIKKISGANLARNWAMIPHVTQFEQADITDLEGLRVALNKENEKAGIKLTMLSFLIKASAAALKQFPEFNASLDASGENLTLKKYFNIGFAADTPNGLVVPVIRDVDKKGVVQIAQETGELAKKARDGKLGPADMSGGCFSISSLGGIGGTAFTPIVNAPEVAILGVSKSSIQPVWNGKEFAPKLMLPLSLSYDHRVIDGALAARFTTYLSQVLADMRRVLL
- the glpK gene encoding glycerol kinase GlpK; the encoded protein is MTPRYVLAIDQGTTSSRAILFDRAGDIVGSAQREFTQVFPQPGWVEHDPREILTSVYATITELLSREQIDPRHIAALGITNQRETTVVWDRNSGQPIHNAIVWQSRQSQAICERLKSGGHEALIRERTGLLIDAYFSATKIRWILDHVEGAQQRAERGELLFGTIDSWLVWNLSGGQAHVTDYSNAARTLLFNIHTLDWDDDLLALLDIPRAMLPQVRDSSSVYAHTRPQFFFDHPIPIAGIAGDQQAALFGQACFQPGMVKNTYGTGCFMLMHTGTQAVRSRNGLLTTIAWGLEGKVEYALEGSIFVAGSVVQWLRDGLRMIDRAGDSQALAAQVPDSAGVYLVPAFVGLGAPYWRSDVRGAMFGLTRGTRKAHFVRAALEAMAYQTRDVLDAMQSDAGISLSELRADGGAIGNDFLAGFQADILGVPLLRPRLTETTALGAAYLAGLAVGFWESREQIAAQWGLDRRFEPQMAVARREKLYAGWQQAVAATLAFHVD
- a CDS encoding OmpW family outer membrane protein gives rise to the protein MRSIRILSLALLTSAAFAPAAFAQDSSTDTASGKHFAVVGGVSLLQPKNDPIDGIKKVDGGPAPTVSFSYYINDNWAVELWGAADKFDHKVKGPGNARLGSVEQQPVALSGQYHFGQADNVFRPFVGVGYYQSSFSGEKLADGSDSDIRLKDAKGVIGTVGVDMNINSTWFARADARYMRSRPDVKVGGETIGEAKMDPWTVGFGIGARF
- a CDS encoding DNA-deoxyinosine glycosylase, with protein sequence MSAATLCIGLPAQVNTDCRVLLLGSMPGIASLQAQHYYAHPRNRFWPLLGDLCGFDPSLPYEQRLQALAANGVGLWDVIGRCERRGSLDADIVRGTEVANALSALIATLPDLQLIGCNGGAAMQAFQRWVRPQLASPPTVLSLPSTSPANAAWSLPRLRQAWQPVAVALATSSGHRRDNTLPTGSAGEP